The following coding sequences are from one Sulfitobacter sp. HNIBRBA3233 window:
- a CDS encoding AEC family transporter yields the protein MNLALTVLEIVAPVFLLAGLGFTWVKLGFEYRINFVTQLATTLAVPCLIFTSLMRTEIAPAALTALLLATLAAYAGVTLAAGVLVRLLRLDRRTFEAPLIFGNTGNLGLPLALFAFGQEGLGYAVVVFAVMAVWTFTYGIWLVAGTGSLGKVLREPLVWATLAGGLFLWQDWQTPVFLTNTLELVGQMAIPLMLITLGVAVARLTPGGVGRALALSVVKLVLCVAVAWAAGVWFGLDRTAFGVLVLQIATPVAVTSYLLAEKYGADAQAVAGLVVVSTLLSVGALPLLLAALL from the coding sequence GTGAACCTTGCCCTTACGGTACTCGAGATCGTCGCCCCCGTCTTCCTGCTTGCCGGCCTCGGCTTTACCTGGGTCAAGCTGGGGTTCGAATACCGCATCAACTTCGTCACGCAGCTGGCGACCACCCTCGCCGTGCCCTGCCTGATCTTCACCTCGCTGATGCGCACCGAAATCGCGCCTGCGGCCCTGACGGCGCTGTTGCTGGCGACCCTCGCGGCCTATGCCGGCGTCACCCTTGCGGCGGGTGTCCTCGTGCGCCTTTTGCGGCTCGACAGGCGGACTTTCGAAGCACCGCTGATTTTCGGCAATACCGGCAATCTCGGCCTGCCGCTGGCGCTTTTCGCCTTCGGGCAGGAGGGGTTGGGATATGCCGTGGTGGTCTTCGCCGTGATGGCGGTCTGGACCTTCACCTATGGAATCTGGCTGGTGGCGGGGACCGGCAGTCTCGGCAAGGTTCTGCGCGAGCCTCTGGTCTGGGCCACGCTCGCGGGGGGGCTGTTTCTCTGGCAGGACTGGCAAACACCGGTCTTCCTGACCAACACGCTCGAGCTGGTCGGGCAGATGGCCATTCCGCTGATGCTGATCACGCTGGGGGTTGCCGTGGCGCGGCTGACGCCCGGCGGCGTGGGGCGCGCGCTGGCGCTGTCGGTCGTCAAACTGGTGCTCTGCGTCGCGGTGGCCTGGGCCGCCGGTGTCTGGTTCGGGCTTGATCGTACCGCCTTCGGGGTTCTGGTGCTTCAAATCGCCACACCCGTCGCCGTCACCTCCTATCTTCTGGCGGAAAAATACGGCGCCGATGCGCAGGCGGTCGCGGGGCTGGTGGTGGTATCGACCCTGCTGTCGGTGGGCGCATTACCGCTGCTGCTGGCGGCGCTTCTGTAG
- the hspQ gene encoding heat shock protein HspQ produces MIRTRAKYHLGQVVRHRKHPFRGVIFDVDPEFANTDEWYEAIPEENRPVKDQPFYHLLAENDQSYYVAYVSEQNLVADYSGEPVDHPDIPDLFGPFENGTYPLHFQLN; encoded by the coding sequence ATGATAAGAACCCGCGCGAAATATCACCTCGGCCAAGTGGTCCGGCACCGGAAGCATCCCTTCCGCGGTGTGATTTTCGATGTCGACCCGGAATTCGCCAATACCGACGAGTGGTACGAGGCGATCCCCGAGGAAAACCGGCCGGTCAAGGATCAGCCCTTCTATCATCTGCTGGCCGAAAACGATCAAAGCTACTACGTGGCCTATGTGTCCGAGCAGAATCTGGTCGCCGATTATTCGGGAGAGCCTGTCGATCATCCGGATATCCCCGATCTGTTCGGCCCGTTCGAAAACGGGACCTATCCGCTGCATTTCCAGTTGAACTGA
- a CDS encoding gamma-glutamyltransferase family protein — protein sequence MRDFHLPGRSPVFASNGMCATSHPLGARAAIDTLARGGNAMDAAIAGAVLLGICEPQMTGIGGDCFVLWSEPGKPVQALNGSGRAPASLDAAMLRDAGETKVPLTSAHAATVPGAIDAFCHLSDTVGKIGLDAVLAPAIHYAETGVPVSPRVAFDWANDAAVLQGSARKHYLLDGKAPETGQVFRAPGQAEVLRRIAKDGRNAFYEGEIAQDMIDALTALGGQHTADDFAAVRCTSEEPIAGPYKNIEVVEHPPNGQGATAILMLNMLSQFDIAGMDPFGAERVHIEAEVAKLAYDARNRFIADADYMTRTDHMLSMDTAKALAALIDPAKAMESPTALSEAVHKDTIYITVVDGDGMSVSLIYSIFHGFGSGIASDKFGILLQNRGAGFTLEEGHPNELKGGKRPMHTIIPGMIRENGRITMPFGVMGGAYQPNGHARFASNLTDFGMDPQTAIDAPRAFSDNGTLKVERGYSDAVRDKLASMGHRVEIPDTAIGGAQAIRIHDSGVLEGASDARKDGCALGY from the coding sequence ATGCGCGATTTCCACCTTCCAGGACGTTCCCCCGTATTTGCCAGCAACGGGATGTGCGCCACGTCGCACCCGCTGGGCGCACGCGCTGCCATCGATACGCTGGCGCGTGGCGGCAATGCGATGGATGCAGCCATTGCGGGGGCCGTCCTGCTGGGCATCTGCGAGCCGCAGATGACCGGCATCGGGGGCGACTGCTTCGTGCTCTGGTCCGAACCCGGCAAACCGGTACAGGCGCTGAACGGATCGGGACGCGCACCCGCCTCGCTCGACGCAGCCATGCTCCGCGACGCGGGAGAGACCAAAGTGCCCCTGACCAGCGCGCATGCCGCGACAGTGCCCGGTGCGATCGACGCGTTCTGCCATCTGTCCGACACCGTCGGCAAGATCGGGCTGGATGCGGTTCTCGCACCCGCCATCCACTATGCCGAAACCGGCGTTCCCGTCTCCCCGCGCGTGGCCTTCGACTGGGCAAACGATGCGGCGGTGCTGCAGGGGTCTGCACGCAAACACTACCTGCTGGACGGCAAGGCGCCCGAAACCGGCCAGGTCTTCCGCGCACCGGGTCAGGCCGAGGTTCTGCGCCGCATCGCCAAGGACGGTCGCAACGCCTTTTACGAAGGCGAGATTGCCCAGGACATGATCGACGCTCTGACCGCGCTTGGCGGGCAGCATACGGCCGATGATTTCGCCGCCGTGCGCTGCACCTCCGAAGAACCGATTGCGGGCCCCTACAAGAACATCGAAGTGGTCGAGCATCCGCCGAACGGTCAGGGTGCGACGGCGATTCTGATGCTCAACATGCTGTCGCAGTTCGACATCGCGGGCATGGATCCCTTCGGCGCCGAACGCGTGCACATCGAGGCGGAAGTGGCCAAGCTCGCCTACGACGCCCGCAACCGCTTCATCGCTGACGCCGATTACATGACCCGCACCGACCATATGCTGTCGATGGACACCGCCAAGGCACTCGCGGCGCTGATCGATCCCGCCAAGGCGATGGAAAGCCCCACCGCCCTGTCGGAAGCAGTGCACAAGGATACGATCTATATCACCGTGGTGGATGGTGACGGGATGTCGGTCTCGCTGATCTATTCCATCTTCCACGGCTTCGGATCGGGCATCGCGTCGGACAAGTTCGGCATTCTGCTGCAAAACCGCGGCGCGGGCTTCACCTTGGAAGAAGGCCACCCGAACGAGCTGAAGGGTGGCAAGCGCCCCATGCACACGATCATTCCCGGCATGATCCGCGAAAACGGGCGCATCACCATGCCCTTCGGCGTGATGGGCGGCGCCTACCAGCCAAACGGCCACGCGCGCTTTGCCAGCAACCTGACCGATTTCGGCATGGATCCGCAAACGGCGATCGACGCTCCCCGTGCCTTCTCGGACAACGGCACGCTCAAGGTCGAACGCGGCTACAGCGACGCTGTGCGCGACAAACTCGCGTCGATGGGCCACCGGGTCGAAATCCCCGACACCGCCATCGGCGGTGCGCAGGCGATTCGCATCCACGACAGCGGTGTACTGGAAGGCGCCTCCGATGCGCGCAAGGACGGCTGCGCCCTCGGCTACTGA
- a CDS encoding ATP-binding protein has product MTPPPSSPPCPTPAFDLRLQGSAQVVRPTLSEVVARLAARGVDTASIATVQLVLAEALNNIIEHALPGQPDACRITVRGTLGPDAVELVLTDAGLAMPGHRLPAGTMPKVDVPTAQLPEGGFGWSMIRELAEQVSYERIAGQNRLYLRIPLAV; this is encoded by the coding sequence ATGACACCGCCGCCGTCCTCGCCCCCCTGCCCCACACCGGCGTTCGACCTCCGGCTTCAGGGCTCGGCGCAGGTCGTGCGCCCGACCCTGTCCGAAGTCGTTGCCCGGCTTGCCGCACGGGGGGTGGACACCGCCAGCATTGCGACCGTGCAGCTGGTGCTCGCAGAGGCGCTGAACAATATCATCGAACACGCCCTGCCCGGCCAGCCGGACGCCTGCCGGATCACGGTCCGCGGCACACTCGGGCCCGACGCCGTCGAGCTGGTTTTGACCGACGCAGGGCTGGCGATGCCGGGGCACAGGCTTCCTGCCGGCACCATGCCAAAGGTCGACGTGCCGACCGCGCAATTGCCGGAGGGCGGATTTGGCTGGTCGATGATCCGTGAGCTGGCCGAGCAGGTAAGCTATGAACGGATCGCAGGCCAAAACCGGTTGTACCTGCGCATCCCACTGGCGGTCTAG
- a CDS encoding STAS domain-containing protein: MDLTSSKEARLQIITVQEQRIDAFVALAFKDRMREITSDTQETVLLDLNHVDFIDSSGLGAIVAAMKQLAPDRRLLLAGMTATVDKVFRLTRMDSVFGIYPTVEAALAEHGG; this comes from the coding sequence ATGGACCTTACAAGCTCGAAAGAAGCCCGACTGCAAATCATTACCGTTCAGGAGCAGCGTATCGACGCCTTTGTCGCGCTGGCGTTCAAGGACCGCATGCGCGAGATCACGAGCGATACGCAGGAGACTGTTCTGCTCGATCTCAACCACGTCGATTTCATCGATTCCAGCGGCCTCGGCGCGATCGTCGCCGCGATGAAACAGCTGGCACCGGACCGCCGGCTGCTGCTTGCCGGAATGACGGCGACTGTCGACAAGGTGTTCCGCCTGACGCGGATGGACAGCGTCTTTGGCATCTACCCGACAGTGGAGGCGGCGCTGGCGGAGCACGGGGGATGA
- a CDS encoding thiolase family protein has product MRKVVIAGAARTAMGGFQGALADMTAAELGGAAIRAALAGAGTETVDEVLMGCVLPAGQGQAPARQAGFHAGLGEEVPATTLNKMCGSGMKAAMIGYDQIALGQTDTLVAGGMESMTNAPYVLPKMRGGARLGHAQVVDHMFLDGLEDAYDKGRLMGTFAEDCAETFQFTRAAQDDYALSSLNRALAAQKDGAFADEIASVAVTSRKGTVNVDTDEQPGTARPDKIPQLKPAFREGGTVTAANSSSISDGAAALVLAAEDSANARGLTVRARILGHASHAQAPGLFTTAPVPAAQKLLDRLGWTKDDVDLWEVNEAFAVVPMAFMHEMGLGHDIVNVNGGACALGHPIGASGARIIVTLLNALEKRGLKRGVAAICIGGGEGTAIAIERP; this is encoded by the coding sequence ATGCGTAAAGTTGTGATTGCCGGAGCGGCGCGGACCGCGATGGGCGGCTTTCAGGGGGCGCTCGCCGACATGACAGCGGCCGAACTGGGCGGCGCTGCCATACGGGCCGCCCTTGCCGGTGCCGGGACGGAGACTGTCGACGAAGTGCTGATGGGCTGCGTGCTGCCGGCAGGACAGGGGCAGGCACCGGCACGGCAGGCGGGGTTCCATGCGGGCCTCGGCGAAGAGGTGCCTGCGACCACGCTGAACAAGATGTGCGGATCGGGCATGAAGGCGGCGATGATCGGCTATGACCAGATCGCGCTGGGCCAGACCGATACGCTGGTCGCGGGCGGTATGGAATCGATGACCAACGCGCCCTACGTGCTGCCGAAGATGCGCGGTGGCGCGCGGCTGGGCCACGCGCAGGTCGTGGACCACATGTTTCTCGACGGGCTCGAGGATGCCTACGACAAGGGACGCCTGATGGGAACTTTCGCGGAGGATTGCGCCGAGACGTTCCAGTTTACACGCGCAGCACAGGACGATTATGCGCTGTCCTCGCTGAACCGTGCGCTTGCGGCGCAAAAGGACGGTGCCTTCGCGGATGAAATCGCCTCCGTTGCGGTAACCTCGCGCAAAGGCACCGTGAATGTAGACACGGATGAACAGCCGGGCACGGCACGGCCGGACAAGATTCCCCAGCTGAAACCCGCCTTCCGCGAAGGCGGAACGGTAACGGCGGCGAATTCCTCCTCCATCTCGGATGGCGCCGCGGCGCTGGTCCTCGCGGCGGAGGATAGCGCCAATGCCCGCGGCCTGACCGTACGGGCACGTATTCTGGGACACGCCAGCCATGCACAGGCCCCGGGGCTGTTCACCACCGCGCCGGTACCCGCCGCGCAAAAACTTCTCGACCGGCTGGGCTGGACCAAGGACGACGTGGATCTGTGGGAAGTGAACGAGGCGTTCGCCGTGGTGCCGATGGCCTTCATGCACGAGATGGGGCTCGGCCATGACATCGTGAACGTCAACGGCGGCGCCTGCGCGCTGGGCCACCCCATCGGGGCCTCCGGCGCGCGGATCATCGTCACCTTGCTGAACGCGCTCGAAAAACGCGGGCTGAAACGCGGCGTTGCGGCGATCTGCATCGGCGGCGGCGAAGGCACGGCCATTGCCATCGAACGGCCCTGA
- a CDS encoding GAF domain-containing protein: MHVDYPTLAKTLAALTEGETDEVALMATVVCEVHHSDDRFDWTGFYRVTGPEMLKIGPYQGGHGCLQIPFARGVCGAAARTGEVQLVPDVDAFPGHIACANSTRSELVLPVWAGNGRLLGVLDIDSDRADAFTAEDAEALTAIMADIFSAVK; this comes from the coding sequence ATGCATGTGGACTACCCCACCCTCGCCAAAACCCTTGCCGCGCTGACCGAAGGCGAAACCGACGAGGTCGCGCTGATGGCCACCGTCGTCTGCGAGGTCCACCACAGTGACGACCGCTTCGACTGGACCGGATTTTACCGCGTGACAGGTCCGGAAATGCTCAAGATCGGCCCCTATCAGGGCGGCCACGGGTGCCTCCAGATCCCGTTTGCGCGCGGCGTCTGCGGCGCTGCGGCGCGCACGGGCGAGGTGCAGCTGGTGCCCGATGTCGATGCGTTTCCCGGGCATATCGCCTGCGCAAACTCGACCCGGTCGGAACTGGTCCTGCCGGTCTGGGCGGGGAACGGCAGGCTTCTGGGCGTGCTCGACATCGACAGTGACCGTGCGGATGCCTTCACCGCCGAGGACGCAGAGGCGCTGACCGCGATCATGGCGGATATTTTCAGTGCTGTGAAATAA